Proteins from one Mesoplodon densirostris isolate mMesDen1 chromosome 1, mMesDen1 primary haplotype, whole genome shotgun sequence genomic window:
- the BUB3 gene encoding mitotic checkpoint protein BUB3 isoform X1: MTGSNEFKLNQPPEDGISSVKFSPNTSQFLLVSSWDTSVRLYDVPANSMRLKYQHTGAVLDCAFYDPTHAWSGGLDHQLKMHDLNTDQENLVGTHDAPIRCVEYCPEVNVMVTGSWDQTVKLWDPRTPCNAGTFSQPEKVYTLSVSGDRLIVGTAGRRVLVWDLRNMGYVQQRRESSLKYQTRCIRAFPNKQGYVLSSIEGRVAVEYLDPSPEVQKKKYAFKCHRLKENNIEQIYPVNAISFHNIHNTFATGGSDGFVNIWDPFNKKRLCQFHRYPTSIASLAFSNDGTTLAIASSYMYEMDDTEHPEDGIFIRQVTDAETKPKSPCT, from the exons ATGACCGGTTCTAACGAGTTCAAGCTGAACCAGCCACCCGAGGACGGCATCTCCTCGGTGAAGTTCAGTCCGAACACCTCCCAGTTCCTGTTGGTCTCCTCCTGGGACACGTCCGTGCGCCTTTACGATGTGCCGGCCAATTCCATGCGGCTCAAGTACCAGCACACCGGCGCCGTCCTGGACTGCGCTTTCTAC GATCCAACACATGCCTGGAGTGGGGGATTAGACCATCAATTAAAAATGCATGATTTGAACACTGATCAAG AAAATCTTGTTGGAACCCATGATGCCCCTATCAGATGTGTTGAATACTGTCCAGAAGTGAATGTGATGGTTACTGGGAGTTGGGATCAGACAGTTAAATTGTGGGATCCCAGAACCCCTTGTAATGCTGGGACCTTCTCTCAGCCTGAAAAG GTATATACCCTCTCAGTGTCCGGAGACCGGCTGATTGTGGGCACCGCAGGCCGCAGAGTGTTGGTGTGGGACTTACGGAACATGGGCTACGTGCAGCAGCGCCGGGAGTCCAGCCTCAAGTACCAGACTCGCTGCATACGAGCATTTCCAAACAAGCAG GGTTATGTATTAAGCTCTATTGAAGGCCGAGTGGCAGTTGAGTACTTGGACCCAAGCCCTGAGGTACAGAAGAAGAAGTATGCCTTCAAGTGTCACagactaaaagaaaataatattgagCAAATTTACCCAGTCAATGCCATTTCGTTTCACAACATCCACAATACCTTTGCCACAG GTGGTTCTGATGGATTTGTAAATATTTGGGATCCATTTAACAAAAAGCGACTGTGCCAGTTCCATCGGTACCCCACCAGCATTGCGTCACTCGCCTTCAGTAACGATGGGACTACACTTGCAATAGCATCATCGTATATGTATGAAATGGATGACACGGAACATCCTGAAGATGGTATCTTCATTCGCCAAGTGACAGATGCAGAAACAAAACCCAA GTCACCATGTACTTGA
- the BUB3 gene encoding mitotic checkpoint protein BUB3 isoform X2: MTGSNEFKLNQPPEDGISSVKFSPNTSQFLLVSSWDTSVRLYDVPANSMRLKYQHTGAVLDCAFYDPTHAWSGGLDHQLKMHDLNTDQENLVGTHDAPIRCVEYCPEVNVMVTGSWDQTVKLWDPRTPCNAGTFSQPEKVYTLSVSGDRLIVGTAGRRVLVWDLRNMGYVQQRRESSLKYQTRCIRAFPNKQGYVLSSIEGRVAVEYLDPSPEVQKKKYAFKCHRLKENNIEQIYPVNAISFHNIHNTFATGGSDGFVNIWDPFNKKRLCQFHRYPTSIASLAFSNDGTTLAIASSYMYEMDDTEHPEDGIFIRQVTDAETKPKST, from the exons ATGACCGGTTCTAACGAGTTCAAGCTGAACCAGCCACCCGAGGACGGCATCTCCTCGGTGAAGTTCAGTCCGAACACCTCCCAGTTCCTGTTGGTCTCCTCCTGGGACACGTCCGTGCGCCTTTACGATGTGCCGGCCAATTCCATGCGGCTCAAGTACCAGCACACCGGCGCCGTCCTGGACTGCGCTTTCTAC GATCCAACACATGCCTGGAGTGGGGGATTAGACCATCAATTAAAAATGCATGATTTGAACACTGATCAAG AAAATCTTGTTGGAACCCATGATGCCCCTATCAGATGTGTTGAATACTGTCCAGAAGTGAATGTGATGGTTACTGGGAGTTGGGATCAGACAGTTAAATTGTGGGATCCCAGAACCCCTTGTAATGCTGGGACCTTCTCTCAGCCTGAAAAG GTATATACCCTCTCAGTGTCCGGAGACCGGCTGATTGTGGGCACCGCAGGCCGCAGAGTGTTGGTGTGGGACTTACGGAACATGGGCTACGTGCAGCAGCGCCGGGAGTCCAGCCTCAAGTACCAGACTCGCTGCATACGAGCATTTCCAAACAAGCAG GGTTATGTATTAAGCTCTATTGAAGGCCGAGTGGCAGTTGAGTACTTGGACCCAAGCCCTGAGGTACAGAAGAAGAAGTATGCCTTCAAGTGTCACagactaaaagaaaataatattgagCAAATTTACCCAGTCAATGCCATTTCGTTTCACAACATCCACAATACCTTTGCCACAG GTGGTTCTGATGGATTTGTAAATATTTGGGATCCATTTAACAAAAAGCGACTGTGCCAGTTCCATCGGTACCCCACCAGCATTGCGTCACTCGCCTTCAGTAACGATGGGACTACACTTGCAATAGCATCATCGTATATGTATGAAATGGATGACACGGAACATCCTGAAGATGGTATCTTCATTCGCCAAGTGACAGATGCAGAAACAAAACCCAA